The following are encoded in a window of Mycolicibacterium tusciae JS617 genomic DNA:
- a CDS encoding aromatic ring-hydroxylating oxygenase subunit alpha, giving the protein MFKQQGAAPVPADGLAAALAPFGQSRMLPREAYVDPTVFAWEQRHIFSGWSCVGHASDLAGVGAQKAVGTAPNTTLLVRAEDDVIRAFANTCRHRGHELLACNTVTKGRGVVCPYHSWSYRLDGRLRNAPGFGDVEGFDRDEFGLAELRLVNWHGWLFVDPSGQDAEFADHVAGLDEVVGPYHPADLTIVARHSYELATNWKVIAENYQECYHCSTIHPELSRISPPTSGENLELKGTWMGGWMSIVEGAETMSLSGKSGGVAIAGLGERELRSVMYLVGYPNLLVSLHPDYVMTHLMTPLAADRTHVECAWAFPKDVAATPGFDPSYAVDFWDLTNRQDWAACESVQRGLTSPHARPGPLAPDEDGVYQFVTRVAKAYSGAGGR; this is encoded by the coding sequence ATGTTCAAACAGCAGGGTGCAGCTCCTGTCCCTGCCGACGGGCTGGCCGCAGCGCTTGCTCCGTTCGGTCAGTCGCGGATGTTGCCGCGCGAGGCCTACGTCGACCCAACTGTGTTCGCGTGGGAACAGCGCCACATCTTCTCCGGATGGTCTTGTGTCGGGCACGCTTCCGATCTGGCCGGGGTGGGTGCGCAGAAGGCGGTGGGCACCGCCCCCAACACGACACTGCTGGTGCGCGCCGAAGATGACGTCATTCGCGCGTTCGCCAACACCTGCCGACACCGCGGACATGAGCTGTTGGCGTGCAACACGGTTACCAAGGGCCGCGGCGTGGTGTGCCCGTACCACTCGTGGTCCTACCGACTCGACGGTCGGCTACGGAACGCCCCGGGGTTCGGCGATGTCGAAGGATTCGATCGCGACGAGTTCGGACTCGCCGAGCTACGACTGGTGAACTGGCACGGCTGGCTGTTCGTCGATCCGAGTGGTCAGGACGCCGAATTCGCCGACCATGTCGCGGGTTTGGACGAGGTCGTCGGCCCGTACCACCCGGCGGACCTGACGATAGTCGCGCGGCACTCCTACGAGCTGGCCACCAACTGGAAGGTCATCGCGGAGAACTATCAGGAGTGCTACCACTGCTCGACCATCCACCCGGAGCTGTCCCGGATCAGCCCACCGACCAGCGGCGAGAACCTCGAGCTGAAGGGCACGTGGATGGGCGGCTGGATGTCGATCGTCGAAGGGGCCGAGACGATGTCGCTGTCAGGCAAGAGCGGCGGTGTCGCCATCGCGGGTCTGGGTGAGCGAGAACTGCGCAGTGTCATGTACCTCGTCGGGTATCCGAACCTGCTTGTGAGCCTGCACCCCGACTACGTGATGACGCACCTGATGACACCGCTGGCCGCAGACCGCACACATGTCGAATGCGCCTGGGCGTTCCCGAAAGACGTTGCCGCCACGCCCGGTTTCGACCCGTCGTATGCGGTCGACTTCTGGGACCTCACGAACCGTCAAGACTGGGCGGCCTGCGAGTCGGTGCAGCGGGGACTGACGTCACCGCATGCGCGACCGGGACCACTGGCGCCCGACGAGGACGGCGTCTATCAGTTCGTCACGCGGGTGGCCAAGGCATATTCGGGGGCCGGTGGGCGCTAG
- a CDS encoding ABC transporter permease: MRGPVAWWNNPWRPPRFLIAITIGYLLWSLLPVIIAVLYSFNSGRSRTTWQGFSTRWYWGDATLSVWHNDALHTALLQTLKLGVIATLITVPLGTLFAIGIDRWRGRLPNGANFLMLLSFVLPEVLLAVALLFVITAVAVPVHLGTTAQVIGLVTFQVSYPAVLVRARLATIGPQYEEAAMDLGASPLGALRRIIMPMLMPAIFASTVLVFADVIDDFVLVRYLSGDAATEPVSVKIYNTARAAPTPALNALATLLLLAALAAVVIGFLVYRYLTRSDTTTTNRGIGAFAGEA; encoded by the coding sequence GTGAGAGGCCCCGTTGCGTGGTGGAACAACCCATGGCGGCCACCACGCTTCCTGATCGCGATCACCATCGGCTACCTGCTGTGGTCGCTGCTGCCGGTCATCATCGCGGTGCTCTACTCGTTCAACTCCGGCCGATCGCGCACAACGTGGCAGGGATTTTCGACTCGGTGGTACTGGGGTGACGCGACGCTTTCGGTGTGGCACAACGATGCGCTGCACACCGCGCTGCTGCAGACCTTGAAGCTGGGCGTGATCGCGACACTGATCACGGTTCCGCTGGGGACGCTGTTTGCGATCGGCATCGACCGGTGGCGGGGCAGGCTGCCCAACGGCGCGAACTTCCTGATGCTGCTGTCGTTCGTACTGCCGGAGGTGCTGCTCGCCGTCGCGTTGCTGTTCGTGATCACCGCGGTGGCGGTCCCGGTCCATCTCGGCACCACCGCGCAGGTGATCGGCCTCGTCACCTTTCAGGTGTCCTACCCCGCAGTGCTGGTGCGGGCGAGGTTGGCCACCATTGGGCCCCAATACGAAGAGGCTGCAATGGATCTCGGTGCGTCACCACTCGGGGCGCTGCGCCGGATCATCATGCCGATGCTGATGCCCGCGATCTTCGCGAGCACTGTGCTGGTCTTCGCCGACGTCATCGACGACTTCGTGTTGGTGCGTTATCTATCCGGAGACGCCGCTACCGAGCCCGTCTCGGTGAAGATCTACAACACCGCCCGCGCCGCGCCGACGCCGGCGCTCAACGCGTTGGCGACGCTGCTTCTGCTCGCGGCGCTGGCCGCCGTGGTGATCGGCTTCCTGGTGTACCGATACCTGACCCGATCGGACACGACGACGACCAACCGCGGTATCGGGGCATTCGCGGGAGAGGCGTAA
- a CDS encoding ABC transporter permease translates to MSVGVVTAPSRQAPPGRERRNRLWAVLAAPGIVWLFAFFLFPLYVVLCIVFGQIDPLFRTPIPVWNPLQWDPTQFTYVLTHIVGENGVYGPAIARTFIYVLVASALCLLIAFPVSYYVARLAGKRKGLVLALLIAPFWISYMMRMFAWVNLLQDDGLFNKVLSLGGVFTPDVKWLTGQPVVVILGLVYGYVPYMILPLYAGLDRLSQPMLEASRDLGADRFSSFWRVTLPLCRPTIVAALLLTCLPMLGDYFTNDMLSASPKTTMVGNLINDGVQAPGQTGQAGAFVMLVFLIALLPMLYYLRSVTRGSEVSS, encoded by the coding sequence GTGTCGGTCGGAGTAGTCACCGCGCCTTCGCGGCAGGCTCCGCCGGGCCGGGAGCGCCGCAATCGGCTGTGGGCCGTGCTGGCCGCACCCGGAATCGTCTGGCTGTTCGCGTTTTTCCTCTTCCCTCTCTATGTGGTGCTGTGCATCGTCTTCGGTCAGATCGACCCGCTGTTCCGCACGCCGATCCCGGTGTGGAACCCACTGCAATGGGACCCCACCCAATTCACGTATGTGCTGACCCACATCGTCGGCGAGAATGGCGTGTACGGTCCGGCCATCGCGCGCACGTTCATCTATGTGTTGGTTGCCAGCGCGCTCTGCCTACTCATCGCCTTCCCGGTTTCGTACTACGTGGCCCGGCTCGCAGGCAAGCGCAAGGGGTTGGTGCTCGCGCTGTTGATAGCGCCGTTCTGGATCAGCTACATGATGCGGATGTTCGCGTGGGTGAACCTGCTTCAGGACGACGGCCTGTTCAACAAGGTGCTCAGTCTGGGAGGCGTGTTCACCCCGGACGTCAAATGGTTGACCGGACAGCCCGTGGTGGTGATCCTCGGGCTGGTCTACGGCTATGTCCCGTACATGATCCTGCCCCTCTACGCGGGCCTCGACCGGCTTTCGCAGCCGATGCTCGAGGCGTCGCGTGACCTTGGCGCCGACCGCTTTTCGTCGTTCTGGCGCGTGACGCTGCCGTTGTGTCGGCCGACGATCGTGGCGGCGCTGCTGCTGACCTGCCTGCCGATGCTCGGCGACTACTTCACCAACGACATGTTGTCGGCGTCGCCGAAGACGACCATGGTCGGCAATCTGATCAACGACGGCGTGCAGGCGCCGGGGCAGACCGGTCAGGCGGGCGCATTCGTCATGCTCGTATTCCTCATCGCGCTGCTGCCGATGCTCTACTACTTGCGTTCGGTGACACGCGGTAGCGAGGTGTCATCGTGA
- a CDS encoding polyamine ABC transporter substrate-binding protein produces the protein MPTPPSRRQFLARAALLAAVAPTLPAFVSACSRSEPSSGGPSLTLASPDNPVKWPIADDNKPIADNLAPENGATLKIYNYADYLSPQAMKSFEDKYGIKIEVSTFNDGDEAITKLRSGVDFDIYNANYTEISRLVNGGLLRPLNHSYLPNIENVWPSFTDPWYDQGWQYSVPYTIYTTGIGWRTDQVPADIGGLANPYEALWDPQYKDKTAVIDDFHTAMAMVLLKQGITDVNTSSEADLKMVGEQLQALVEATSPKVTITMYNDLPAGQMGLAQMWSGDIINAQSYLPEGTGPEILRYWFPSDGKGLVDNDMLVTLRGGKNPVLSHLFINHMLDAEVAKENFSAIGYQPPQNSITPDSLVQEEFIPENLRSAIVKPEYFDTGYRLLELDAANETAWRNVWQAFQAGGS, from the coding sequence ATGCCAACACCTCCGTCGCGCCGGCAGTTTTTGGCGCGCGCAGCGCTTCTCGCCGCCGTGGCACCCACTCTTCCCGCGTTCGTTTCGGCGTGTTCCAGGTCGGAACCGTCGTCGGGCGGACCGAGTCTGACGCTCGCATCGCCGGACAACCCGGTGAAATGGCCTATCGCCGATGACAACAAACCGATCGCCGACAATCTCGCGCCGGAGAACGGCGCGACGCTCAAGATCTACAACTACGCCGACTACCTCAGCCCGCAGGCGATGAAAAGCTTCGAGGACAAGTACGGCATCAAAATCGAGGTCTCGACCTTCAACGACGGCGACGAGGCGATCACCAAACTGCGCAGTGGTGTGGACTTCGACATCTACAACGCCAACTACACCGAAATCAGCCGCCTGGTCAACGGCGGACTGCTGCGCCCGCTGAACCACTCCTACCTTCCCAACATCGAGAACGTGTGGCCCAGCTTCACCGACCCCTGGTACGACCAGGGCTGGCAGTACAGCGTGCCGTACACCATCTACACGACCGGAATCGGTTGGCGGACCGACCAGGTGCCCGCCGATATCGGCGGATTGGCCAATCCGTACGAGGCGTTGTGGGATCCGCAGTACAAGGACAAGACCGCGGTCATCGACGACTTCCACACGGCGATGGCCATGGTGCTACTGAAGCAGGGCATCACAGACGTCAACACCTCATCGGAAGCCGATCTGAAGATGGTCGGTGAGCAACTGCAGGCGCTGGTGGAGGCCACCTCGCCGAAGGTCACGATCACGATGTACAACGACCTGCCCGCCGGACAAATGGGTCTCGCGCAGATGTGGTCGGGTGACATCATCAATGCGCAGTCCTACCTACCCGAAGGCACCGGCCCGGAAATCCTTCGGTATTGGTTCCCTTCCGACGGAAAGGGACTCGTCGACAACGACATGCTCGTGACGCTGCGGGGCGGCAAGAACCCGGTCCTTTCGCACCTGTTCATCAATCACATGCTCGATGCCGAGGTGGCGAAGGAGAACTTCTCCGCGATCGGTTACCAGCCCCCGCAAAACAGCATCACGCCGGATTCGCTTGTCCAAGAAGAGTTCATCCCGGAGAACCTGCGCTCGGCGATCGTGAAACCGGAGTACTTCGACACCGGCTACCGATTGCTGGAGCTCGATGCGGCCAACGAGACCGCATGGCGCAACGTGTGGCAGGCTTTCCAGGCCGGCGGATCGTAA
- a CDS encoding aspartate aminotransferase family protein produces the protein MADTVDQLILDEVKTFLRRQPRSTELIAKAQEHLAGGATSNWQIAEPQAVWMSHGKGPKVYDVDGNEYVDMHGGYGASIAGHAHPAIIEAVSDRVRRGTHFAQPTEDAIWIAGELARRFDLPLWRFANSGTEATMDAVHLARALTGRDLIIKVEGCYHGHHDSVQVSVLPEADQVGPRDSPNSVPGNSGIPSAIRDLVIVVPFNDAEAVARALSEHRGQVAAMILEPMMMNAGIIPPDAGYLAAIRELVHAEGALLIFDEVKTGFTTGPGGVTARTGVVPDMVCLAKALGGGIAVAAIGGTREVMSAIADGRYEQVGTFNGNPLAMAATRATLTDVLTPAAYTHLDGLAARLGESLESVIARHGVGWHVVVAGAKGCVTFRREQVREFRDFLQIDARLGHLHWLMQHNGGVFLPPWGKVEQWLLSVQHQRDDVDRFAANFTRFADAVMC, from the coding sequence GTGGCAGACACCGTAGACCAGCTGATATTGGACGAGGTGAAGACTTTCCTGCGCCGCCAGCCGCGCAGCACGGAACTCATCGCCAAGGCGCAAGAACACCTTGCCGGCGGGGCGACGTCGAACTGGCAGATCGCCGAGCCGCAGGCCGTGTGGATGAGCCACGGAAAAGGCCCGAAGGTCTACGACGTGGACGGCAACGAGTATGTCGACATGCACGGCGGCTACGGCGCTTCCATTGCCGGGCATGCCCATCCGGCGATCATCGAAGCGGTCAGTGACCGGGTTCGGCGTGGTACCCATTTCGCGCAACCGACCGAGGACGCGATCTGGATCGCAGGCGAGTTGGCCCGCCGGTTCGATCTGCCACTGTGGCGGTTCGCCAATTCCGGCACCGAAGCCACCATGGACGCGGTGCATCTGGCACGCGCGCTGACGGGCCGCGATCTGATCATCAAGGTCGAGGGCTGCTATCACGGCCACCACGATTCGGTGCAGGTGTCGGTGCTTCCCGAGGCCGACCAGGTCGGACCGCGCGACTCCCCCAACTCGGTGCCCGGCAACTCGGGTATCCCCTCGGCGATCCGCGATCTCGTGATCGTGGTGCCGTTCAACGACGCCGAAGCGGTCGCCCGTGCACTGTCCGAACACCGCGGACAAGTGGCGGCGATGATCCTCGAGCCGATGATGATGAACGCGGGCATCATCCCGCCCGACGCCGGCTACCTCGCCGCCATCCGCGAGTTGGTGCACGCCGAGGGCGCGCTGCTGATCTTCGACGAAGTGAAGACCGGCTTCACCACGGGACCGGGCGGTGTCACAGCGCGCACCGGCGTGGTGCCCGACATGGTGTGCCTGGCCAAGGCATTGGGCGGCGGCATCGCGGTCGCGGCCATCGGAGGCACCCGCGAGGTGATGTCAGCGATCGCCGACGGGCGCTACGAACAGGTCGGCACGTTCAACGGGAACCCGTTGGCGATGGCGGCCACCCGTGCGACGCTCACCGACGTGCTGACGCCGGCGGCGTACACACACCTCGACGGGCTCGCCGCTCGGCTCGGCGAATCCCTGGAATCCGTCATCGCCCGGCACGGCGTCGGCTGGCACGTCGTCGTCGCGGGCGCCAAGGGCTGCGTCACCTTCCGCCGGGAGCAGGTGCGCGAATTCCGCGACTTCCTGCAGATCGACGCCAGACTGGGCCATCTGCACTGGCTGATGCAGCACAATGGCGGTGTGTTTCTCCCGCCATGGGGGAAGGTGGAGCAATGGCTGTTGTCTGTTCAGCACCAGCGCGACGATGTCGACCGATTCGCCGCGAACTTCACGCGGTTCGCCGACGCGGTGATGTGCTGA
- a CDS encoding ABC transporter ATP-binding protein — MTGGEIELHQLVKSFDGVPAVMGIDLSIPAGQFYSLLGASGCGKTTTLRMIAGFEKPDSGRIELDGRDVAGDPPHRRPVNTVFQTYALFPFMTVWDNVAFGLRYQKCSREDTKRRVGEALELVRMSDFAKRRPAQLSGGQQQRVALARALVLRPRVLLLDEPLGALDAKLRKRLQLELRAVQREIGITFVYVTHDQEEALTMSDQIAVLAQGRVEQVGPPQEIYSAPATTFVAGFLGAANIFDAVVVEASGASAVCEALDTRLGAAVGDSADLGVAAIVIRPERITLQSPSDPISQGHNVIGGVVSEVVYLGNFTQVHVDVGAPADLVVEVPNHAGPGSVTHEPGAQVNCVCAHDAVRVLHRSSASPVADPVAVEVSALTPS; from the coding sequence GTGACGGGCGGCGAGATCGAACTGCATCAGTTGGTCAAATCGTTCGACGGCGTCCCGGCCGTCATGGGCATCGACCTGAGTATCCCGGCGGGCCAGTTCTATTCGCTGCTTGGCGCTTCCGGTTGCGGTAAGACCACGACCCTGCGGATGATCGCGGGCTTCGAGAAACCCGACTCCGGGCGGATCGAGCTCGACGGCCGCGACGTGGCGGGGGATCCTCCGCACCGGCGCCCGGTCAACACCGTCTTCCAGACCTACGCGTTGTTCCCGTTCATGACGGTCTGGGACAACGTCGCATTCGGGTTGAGATACCAGAAGTGCTCGCGCGAGGACACCAAGCGCCGCGTCGGGGAGGCGCTGGAGCTGGTTCGGATGAGCGACTTCGCCAAACGGCGACCGGCCCAGCTGTCCGGTGGCCAGCAGCAGCGCGTCGCGCTGGCAAGGGCCCTGGTATTGCGGCCGCGCGTGCTACTGCTCGACGAGCCCCTTGGCGCCCTGGACGCGAAGCTGCGCAAACGGCTGCAATTGGAGCTTCGCGCGGTGCAGCGCGAGATCGGCATCACCTTCGTCTATGTGACTCATGATCAAGAGGAAGCGCTCACGATGAGCGACCAGATCGCGGTGTTGGCGCAGGGCCGCGTCGAGCAGGTGGGCCCGCCGCAGGAGATCTACTCCGCGCCTGCCACTACGTTCGTCGCCGGATTCCTCGGTGCCGCCAACATCTTTGACGCCGTCGTTGTCGAGGCGAGCGGCGCCTCGGCGGTATGCGAGGCGCTGGACACCCGCCTCGGGGCAGCCGTGGGCGACTCCGCCGACCTGGGCGTGGCAGCGATCGTCATCAGGCCGGAGCGGATCACCCTGCAGTCGCCGAGTGATCCGATTAGCCAGGGCCACAACGTGATCGGTGGAGTGGTTTCGGAGGTGGTCTACCTCGGGAATTTTACGCAGGTGCATGTCGACGTCGGCGCACCGGCGGATCTGGTTGTCGAGGTACCGAACCACGCGGGTCCCGGGTCGGTGACACACGAACCCGGGGCACAGGTGAACTGCGTTTGCGCACACGATGCGGTGCGGGTACTGCACCGCAGTTCGGCATCACCGGTTGCCGATCCGGTGGCCGTCGAAGTGAGCGCCCTCACCCCTTCTTGA
- a CDS encoding TetR/AcrR family transcriptional regulator — protein sequence MAEPAPATEQNEARRVEMLRAAAELICERGFGDTRIADVAKRAGVSSALVIYYFGTRDRLLVDALRYSEESFYSAAEQMLGEVSALRERLSLLIRWTCVREGNEDIPGAWGLWFDLWAQAFRHDEIKSDRADLDAKWRDMIVDAIKSADASEFDAKVNARMFALEFSALLDGLSIQVALDDPEVDSDLAYDIAMRFAERELNLAPAKKRINGRARVKKG from the coding sequence ATGGCCGAGCCCGCACCCGCGACGGAACAGAACGAGGCGCGACGCGTCGAAATGCTTCGTGCCGCAGCGGAGCTGATCTGCGAACGAGGGTTTGGTGACACCCGTATCGCCGATGTCGCCAAACGGGCGGGCGTGAGCTCGGCGCTCGTCATCTACTACTTCGGGACGCGCGATCGCCTCCTGGTCGACGCGCTGCGCTATTCGGAGGAGTCGTTCTATTCGGCCGCCGAGCAGATGCTGGGCGAGGTTTCCGCGCTGCGCGAGCGGCTGTCGTTGCTGATCCGGTGGACGTGCGTGCGCGAGGGGAACGAGGACATTCCCGGGGCGTGGGGATTGTGGTTCGACCTCTGGGCCCAGGCCTTCCGACACGATGAGATCAAGTCCGACCGGGCAGACCTCGACGCCAAGTGGCGAGACATGATCGTCGACGCGATCAAGTCCGCAGACGCTTCGGAGTTCGATGCGAAGGTCAATGCCCGCATGTTCGCTCTGGAGTTCTCGGCACTCCTTGACGGCCTGTCCATCCAGGTGGCACTCGACGACCCCGAAGTCGACTCAGACCTGGCCTACGACATCGCAATGCGCTTCGCCGAACGTGAACTCAACCTCGCCCCGGCGAAGAAGCGGATCAACGGCAGGGCACGAGTCAAGAAGGGGTGA
- a CDS encoding phytoene desaturase family protein encodes MSNSYDALVIGGGHNGLVSAAYLARSGARTLVLEGRGSLGGAATTEAPWDDAPHLRVTRLSYVMSLMPPTIVRELELERHGYKVHPMGPSYQAFPEGGSLIIYEDDPKRTHEQLSKFSKKDADALPEYYDWIGGIAEVMGPLLTQVPPNVGSKRPSDLFDLAKLAWPLRKKITPRLTADITRLLTMSIADLLDDWFESPQVKGLMAVNGIIGTWAGPCEPGTAYVMAHHSIGDVGDGQLGSWGYPEGGMGGVSEAIARSAKSFGAEIRTNAKVSRVLTRGGQARGVVLANGEEITAPLIVTTLHPKIAFLEHLSPSELPDDFVGDIEHFKTRSGVVKINVALAELPSFTANPSSGIAEHLTGSIEMAPTIEYLEAAFQEARVGKPAVLPFSDGVIPTTLDKTLNPDGTHIMSLFTQWVPADWANAPHTEELDAYADRVIDTYDQVAPGFKASITHRDVVGPYEMEQEYGLIGGNIFHGELSLEQLFHMRPAPGYADYRTPIGGLYNGSSGTHAGGGVCGIPGWQAARAALADKKRRFRSR; translated from the coding sequence ATGTCGAACAGTTACGACGCTCTCGTCATCGGCGGCGGGCACAACGGGCTGGTGTCCGCGGCCTACCTCGCCCGGTCTGGAGCCAGGACCCTGGTTCTGGAAGGCCGCGGGTCACTCGGCGGAGCGGCCACCACGGAAGCGCCGTGGGACGACGCTCCTCACCTGCGGGTGACCCGGCTGTCCTATGTGATGAGCCTGATGCCGCCGACCATCGTGCGGGAGCTGGAACTCGAGCGGCACGGTTACAAGGTGCATCCGATGGGACCGTCGTACCAGGCCTTTCCCGAGGGCGGCTCCCTGATCATCTACGAGGACGACCCCAAGCGGACCCACGAGCAGCTGTCCAAGTTCTCCAAGAAGGACGCCGACGCGTTGCCGGAATATTACGACTGGATCGGCGGCATCGCGGAGGTGATGGGACCGCTGCTGACGCAGGTGCCGCCCAATGTCGGTTCGAAGCGACCGTCCGATCTGTTCGATCTGGCCAAGCTGGCCTGGCCGCTGCGCAAGAAGATCACGCCGCGCCTCACCGCGGACATCACTCGACTGCTCACCATGAGCATCGCCGACCTTCTCGACGACTGGTTTGAATCCCCGCAAGTCAAAGGTCTGATGGCGGTCAACGGCATCATCGGGACCTGGGCCGGGCCGTGCGAGCCGGGAACCGCTTACGTCATGGCCCACCACTCGATCGGTGACGTCGGTGACGGCCAGCTCGGCAGTTGGGGCTACCCAGAGGGCGGCATGGGCGGGGTATCTGAGGCCATCGCGCGATCTGCGAAGAGCTTCGGCGCCGAGATCCGCACCAACGCAAAGGTTTCCCGGGTGCTGACCCGCGGTGGCCAGGCGCGGGGTGTGGTTCTGGCGAACGGAGAAGAGATCACCGCACCGCTGATTGTCACCACGCTGCATCCGAAGATCGCCTTCCTCGAACACCTTTCGCCGTCCGAACTGCCTGACGACTTCGTCGGCGACATCGAGCACTTCAAGACGCGCAGCGGCGTGGTGAAGATCAACGTCGCGCTCGCGGAGCTGCCCAGCTTCACGGCGAATCCGAGTTCGGGGATCGCCGAACATCTCACCGGTTCGATCGAGATGGCGCCGACCATCGAGTACCTGGAAGCTGCCTTCCAGGAGGCGCGTGTCGGCAAGCCCGCGGTGCTGCCGTTCAGCGACGGCGTCATCCCGACCACCTTGGACAAAACGTTGAATCCCGATGGCACCCACATCATGTCGCTGTTCACCCAGTGGGTGCCCGCCGACTGGGCGAATGCGCCGCACACCGAGGAGCTCGACGCCTACGCCGACCGGGTGATCGACACCTACGACCAGGTGGCACCGGGTTTCAAGGCGTCGATCACGCACCGCGACGTCGTCGGCCCCTACGAGATGGAGCAGGAGTACGGCCTGATCGGCGGCAATATCTTCCATGGTGAACTGTCGCTGGAGCAGCTGTTTCACATGCGGCCCGCTCCCGGCTACGCCGACTATCGCACGCCGATCGGGGGGCTCTACAACGGCAGCTCGGGCACACACGCCGGGGGTGGCGTGTGCGGAATCCCTGGATGGCAGGCGGCACGGGCGGCGCTGGCGGACAAGAAGCGCCGCTTCCGATCGCGATGA